The nucleotide sequence CATGGCCCACCCGCGCCTGATGATGCTCGACGAGCCGTCGCTCGGTATCTCCCCGGCGGTCGTCGAAGCCACGTTCCGCACGATCCGTGAGCTGGCACAGGAACGGTCCATGAGCGTGCTGGTCGTGGAGCAGAACGTGAAAGCCCTCGCTGCCATCGCCGATCGGGTGTACGTCCTCCGCAACGGCTCGATCGTCCTTGAGGAGTCCGGGGCCGAGGCCCAGCAACGCCAAGTCTGGTGGGACCTGTTCTGATGCGACCCTCAGTAGTCATCGGCGCGGGCATCCTCGGTCTGGCCACCGCCCGCGCCCTGCAGCGGCTGGAACCGGACCGACCCGTCCTGGTGCTGGAGAAGGAGGACCAGCCGGCCGTGCATCAGACCGGGCACAACTCCGGAGTCATCCACTCCGGGCTCTACTACAAGCCCGGCTCGCTCAAGGCTCGGCTGGCCGTCGAGGGAGCGGCGGCCCTCAAGGAGTTCTGCGTGGAGCAGGGCATCCCGATGGACGTGCCCGGCAAGCTGGTCGTCGCGACCCGCGACGCTGAACTGCCGCAACTGGACCGACTGTTGGACATCGGGCGGCAGAACGGCGTACCCGTGCGCCGGCTCGACCCGCATGAGATCACGGAACGCGAACCGCACCTGCGCGTCCTCGGTGCCCTCGCCGTGGACTCGACCGGCACGGTCGACTACCGGCTGGTGGCCGCCGCACTCGCCGACTGCCTGCGCGCGGCCGGTGGCGAGATCCGCACCGGAGTGACGGTGACGTCGATCGACACCGTAAAAGGGGTGACCCGGGTCCGCACCTCCGACGACGTGATCGAGGCCGCCCGGGTCACCGCGTGCGCCGGCCTGCACAGCGACCGGCTCGCCCGTGCGTCGGGCATCGATCCGGGCGTACGCATCCTGCCGTTCCGCGGCGAGTACAGCGAGATCGTGCCCGAACGCGCTCATCTGGTGAAGGGCCTGGTGTACCCGGTACCCGACCCTGAGCTTCCGTTCCTCGGAATCCACCTCACCCGCGGCATCGACGGAACGGTCCACCTCGGTCCCAACGCCGTGCCCGCGCTGGCCCGTGAGGGCTACCGCTGGACCGACGTGGTGCCGCGCGACGTATGGGAGTCGATGTCCTATCCCGGGGCATGGAAGATGGCCCGCCGGTACGCGCGCACCGGCGTCCAGGAGATCGCACGGTCGCTGGCCGGCCGCGCCCTGGTCCGGTCGGCACAGCAGATGCTGCCCGACCTGCGCCCCGCCGATGTGCGGCGATCCGGGGCGGGCGTGCGGGCGCAGGCGGTGACGCGCGCCGGACAACTGGTCGACGACTTCCTGTTCCTGCGCGACGGCCGCACCCTGCACGTACTCAACGCGCCGTCGCCGGCCGCGACGGCGTGCCTGCCGATCGGCGAGCACATCGCTCGGGAGCTGTGCGCGGAGTGACGACGGGTTCGTGCACGCGGCCGGTACCACGCTGTTCCAAAAGGGCCGGTCGTGACCTGGAGCGATGAGCTGAGCGAGCAGGTACACGGGGCCACTTACATGCGATGGACGACCAACGACCCGCCAAGTGCCGCCGCAGTACCAGAAACAACGCCATCCAGAACAGGACGTGTGGTGACCAGGACCGGACCCAGCGGAGCCGAACGGGGCATGACCTCGTACGCCGACGTCGGCTTCAGCCGCTTCCTCAGGGGCGCGTTCCTGTCCGCGGCCGGGTTCGGCTCCGAAAACCTCGAGCGGCCGGTCGTCGGTATCGAGCGCCGTCGGCGGCCCGCTCTCCCTCGTTCTGGACGGCGACCTCGTCCGGCTGGACGTCGACCACAGGCGCATCGACCTGCTGGTCGACGAGGACGAACTCGAGCGGCCACGGCTCGAACAGCCAGCCCCAACGGTCCCGGCTCGTGGCTGGCGGCGGCTGTACGCCGAGACCGTCACTCAGGCCCACCTGGGCGCCGACCTGGACTTCATGACCGACGGGTCGGGCGAGAACCCGCCGTTCGCGGTGGGGGCGATTCCCGATGCGTGAGGTCCGGGCCGGCAACGGGCTCTGACCCCGATCGCTCTCGCCACCGAACGGGAGGCGGTTACGGCAGCCCGGACGACGGCCGGTGTCGCGGATCAGGCCGACGCGCGCCATTCGCGTCCGAAGCACGACCCAGCTCGATCACCTCATGATCAACCCCACCCTTCTGACCGAGGCCCTCTCCCCCTCGTCGACAACCACGACCGCCTCATGCCCCGGTGCCCGGCGGAACCCCGAAAGGCAGACAACTGATGAAGATCACTTCCGTGCGCGCCGTCGCTGTGCGTGTCCCCGTGAAGCGGCCGACCCGCATCTCGACGCGTGTTCTGGACAAGCGCGACTACGTGCTGGTGTGGGTCAAGCGTGAGGACACCGAGGAAGAAGGGATCGGCTACATCTACGCCGGCACGTCGGGCGGCGCAGTCGTCGCCGAAGCGGTCAACGGCATGCTCGCTCCGACGCTCCTCGGCCGGCCTGCTGACGACATCGTCGGGGCGTGGGACGCGATGTACCAGGAGACGCTCCTGCACGGCCGGCGGGGGGCGGTGATGCGGGCCATCTCCGCGGTCGACATCGCGCTGTGGGACCTCTCCGCGAAGCGGGCCGGCCTGCCGTTGGCGGTACTCCTGGGAGGCAGTGCCGCGTCGGTGCCGGCGTACGCCTCGGGCGGGTACTACCAGCCCGAGGAGGGGAACTGGGCCGACGCCGTGACCCGGGAGATCGCGGGCAACATCGAGAGCGGCTTCACCGACCACAAGATCAAGGTCGGCGGGCTGGCAGTCACCGAGGACGCGGCCCGGGTGCAGGCCGCGGTAAAGACGATGGAGGGCCGCGGACGCCTGGCGATCGACGCCAACAACGCCTACCGCACGGTCGCCGAGGCGGAGCGCGCGCTGCGTGCTTTCGAGGAGGCGGCCGGTGACACGGGGCTGTGGTGGTACGAGGAGCCCCTGTCACCCGACGACGTGCACGGCCACGCGCGGCTGCGCGACCGGAGCAGGACACCGATCGCCACCGGCGAGATCGCCGCTTCCCGGTGGGAGTTCCGCGACCTGATCGAGCGCGGCGCCGCGGACATCCTCCAGTCGGACGCGGGCGTCATGGGTGGAGTCACGGAGTTCCTGCGGGTGGCCGCGGCGGCCGCGACCTTCGCATTGCCCATCGCGCCCCACTGGCACGCGAACCTGCATGCGCACCTGTCGGCGGCGATCACGAACTGCATGACGGTCGAACACTTCGCACTGGAGAAGGACATCTACAACTTCGAACTGTTGGTCACTCCGGACACCCGTCTCGCCGTCGCCGAGGGGCACGTTCTGGTCCCCGAGCGTCCCGGGCTAGGGTTTGACCTTCAGAACGACGCAGTAAGGCGCTTCGCGATGTAGTCATGTCGGCGACGTGACCGGGTCGCATGCGCAGTGGAGTGGAGGATTGTTTCGATGAGCTATGACGGCGGCATCGCCTCGGTGGAGCGCGCTCTCGAGCTCATGGAGGCCCTGCTCGACGGACCGGTGGGTGCGACGGCCCTGGCCGCGCGGATGGGCGTCAGCAAGGCGACCGCCTTCCGGATCGCCCGCACGCTGCAGAACAAGGGGTACGTGGTCCAGCTCGACGACACCCGGTACACCCTCGGCCCGCGCTGCCTGATGCTCGCCGCCTGGGCCTTCGGGCACATCGACATCCGTCGCGAGCTGCGCTGGGCCGAGGAGGAGATCTACGAGCGCACCGGAGAGACCGTGCTCCTCTCGGTGCTCGCGGGCAGGAGCTCGGTCTGCGTCGACTCCATCCCGTCGAAGCACTCCGTCGTCTCCATCGCCTCGGTGGGCGAGGTCTGGCCGGCCCACACCAGCTCCGCAGGCTTGTCCTTCCTCGCCGACGACCCCACGCTCCTCGAGACGTACCTCGAGGAGCCGCTGCAGGCAGCGACCGGGCGCACCGTGGCGGATCCCGACGAGTTGCGGCGGCTCCTGGCCCAGTACCGGGCTGATGGTTACGCCGTCAACCGCGGCTACTGGCGGGACGGCGTGTGCGCCGTGGGCGCTGTGGTCCACGACGCCAGCGGCAGGGCCATCGCGGCGCTGTCGGCGATGATGCCCGAGTTCCGGCTGGAGGAGGCCGGGGTCGAAGAGCTGGGCCTCCTCGTCATGGACGTCGCCGCGCGCGCCAGCGAGCGGCTCGGCTATCGCGGCAGCAAGCCGGTCAACCCCACCGTCTGACCCGACCGCGTCCTCAACCTGACCACCATTTCCTGCCGGTTACGCCGTCGACCGCAGCTTCTGGTGGGACGGCGTATACGCCGTGGGCACTATCGGCGCTGATGCCCGGTTCCGGCTGGAGGAGGCCGGGGTCGAAGACCAGGGCCTCATCGTCATGACGTCGCCGCGCGCGCCGGCGAGCGGTGACGCTATCGCGGCAGCACGCCGGTCAACCCCACCGTCCGACCCCGTCGCGTCCGCGCAACCTGACCACCCCCAGCCCAGCCCCCAGTCTCGACGCCCTGGCGCTCGGCGGCGGACGATGGAGCAGTGGGCGTGCCCCAGTCGCGGGCTATGACGACCTGCGAGCTGGTCCCAAGAAGGCAGTGCTGTTTCTTTTTCGAGCATGGGGTTGCGCTCTGAGAAACATCTGCTTAACGTCCGTGGCGGTGAACGTCCCTCGCCGGCTCGGCCGGACGACGTCGCCGATCTCCTTGGGGGAGCGGCCTGGCGCATGTCGCCTCAACCCGGAAAGTGCAGGGATCAATGACGATCAACCAGAGTGTCGACCTCCCGGACGTCGCTGACGTCCTGGTCATCGGGGCCGGTGCATCCGGCTCGGTGGCGGTCAAGGCTCTCGCCGAGAGCGGCTTCTCGGTGGTGTGTCTCGAACAGGGCGACTGGACTCCGCCCAGTGCCTTCGCCGGCGACAAGCCGGAGTGGGAGCTGGTCAAGCAGAAGCAGTGGCACCCCAACCCCAACGTGCGCGCCAACGCGGCGGACTATCCCGTCGACACCAGTGAGTCGGACGTCAACCCGCTGATGTACTCCGGCGTGGGAGGCAGCACGATCCTCTACGCCGCGCACTGGTGCCGCTTCCTCCCTTCGGACTTCCGAGTCAGGACCCTCGACGGGATCGCCGACGACTGGCCCTTCGACTACGCGGAACTCCAGCCGTTCTACGAGCGCATGGACCGCGAGGTCGGCGTCTCGGGTCTCGGCGACAATCCGGCGTACCCGCCGGGTGCGGCCTATCCCCTGCCCCCTCTGCCGATCGGCAAGATCGGACGCAAGGCCGCCGAGGGCATGGACCGGCTCGGCTGGCACTGGTGGCCCGGCGCGAACTCCATCCCGTCCCGCGAGTACCGGCACCGCCCCAGCTGCCTGCGCTACGGCACCTGCCTGACAGGCTGCCCGGCCGGCGCCAAGGCAAGCACCGACCTCACCCACTGGCCGGACGCCCTCAAGGCCGGAGCCAGGCTGGTGACCGGCGCACGCGTCAGCGAGGTCACCGTCGACGCGCAGGGCCGTGCGAGCGGCGCCGTCTACATCGACCGCAACGGCACCGAGCGGCGCCAGAAGGCCGGGGTCGTGATTGTCGCGGCCAACGGCGTCGGCACGCCGCGGCTGCTGCAGATGTCGACGTCGGCTCTCTTCCCCGACGGCCTGGCCAACAGTTCCGGGCTGGTCGGACGCAACCTCATGATGCACCCCTACGGCGCCGTCGTCGGGACGTATGAGGACCCGCTGGACAGCTGGCTGGGCCCCGCCGGTCAGTCGATCGAGTCGATGCAGTTCTACGAGACCGACACCTCGCGCGGGTTCGTACGCGGTGCGAAGTGGAACGTCATGCCCAGCGGCGGTCCGCTCGGGATGCGCTCGGGGTACGGCGGCCGGCCGGTCGACGAGTCGTGGGGGGCGAACTTCCACCGCAACGTCAAGGCCAACCTCGGGCGGTCGTTCGAGTGGGGCATCATCGCCGAAGACCTGCCCGACGAGGCCAACCGCGTCGTACTCGATCCCGAGCTGACCGACTCCGACGGCCTGCCCGCACCCAAGCTGATCTACACGAGCTCCGAGAACACCAGCCGCCTCATCGACTTCCACGTGGACCGCGCGCGTGAGGCCCACGAGGCGGCGGGCGCCATCACCACCTCGGAAACCAGACTCATGCGTGACTGCGGGTGGCACCTGCTCGGCACCGCCCGGATGGGCAACGACCCCGCCAGATCGGTCATCGACCAGTGGGGCAGGGCCCACGACGTGCCCAACCTCTACGTCATCGACGGCAGCACCTTCGTGACATCGTCCGGCGTCAACCCGACAGCGACGATCATGGCGCTCGCGCTCCGCTCGGTCGAACACCTCATCGCCAACCGCCGGGACCAGACCGTGTCCTCGGCGCCCGTCACTCTCTAAGGAGCGCTCTCCATGCTCACTCCTGACCAGCGCGAACGGTTCGCCTCGCTCGCGGACCTCCTCATCCCTGCCGCCGAGGGCATGCCCTCGGCCAGCCAGGCAGAGGTGCCGACCAGATGGCTCGACGACGCCCTGGGATACCGGCCGGACCTGGTGCCCGCCCTCAACGAGGCCCTGCAGGCAGCCGGCGACCTCCCTGCCGACGAGGCCATCGAGGTGCTCAACCGGGACCACATCCCGGCATTCGAGGCGTTCGGCACGCTGACGGCAGGTGCCTATTTCCTCAATCCCGATGTGCGGCAGCTCATCGGCTATCCGGGCCAGGTGGCCACGCCGCCGAAAGACGACACCCACACGTACTTCGACCTGCTGGAGAACGTGGTGGAGCGTGGCCAGGTCTACCGGGACGTGCCCGGCGTCGACCAACCGTCGTGACGGGCCGAACGAACAGCACTTCACGTCAGGGAGGTCACATGAGCCTGAGGATCGTTGTCACTGTGAAGTACGTGCCCGACGCCACCGGCGACCGGCACTTCGCCGATGACCTGACCGTCGACCGTGACGACGTGGACGGCCTGCTCTCCGAGCTGGACGAGTACGCGGTCGAGCAGGCGCTGCAGATCGCCGACGAGGCCGACGACGCCGAGATCACCGTGCTGACCGTTGGTCCGGAGGACGCCAAGGACGCGCTGCGCAAGGCGCTGTCGATGGGCGCGGACAAGGCGATCCACGTCGAGGACGACGACCTGCACGGCACCGACGCCATCGGTACCTCGCTGGTGCTGGCCAAGGCGATCGAGAAGGCCGGCTACGACCTGGTGATCTCCGGCATGGCGTCCACGGACGGCACGATGGGTGTCGTGCCGGCGCTGCTGGCCGAGCGTCTGGGTGTTCCGCAGGTCACGCTGCTGTCGGAGGTCTCGGTCGAGGACGGCACGGTCAGGGGCCGCCGTGACGGCGACGCCGCCTCCGAGCAGCTGGAGGCCTCTCTCCCGGCCGTGGTGTCGGTCACCGACCAGTCGGGCGAGGCGCGGTACCCGTCCTTCAAGGGCATCATGGCCGCGAAGAAGAAGCCGGTGCAGGCCTGGGGCCTGTCCGACCTCGACATCGAGGCCGAGGACGTCGGTCTGGAGGGCGCCCACACGGTCGTCGCCTCCGCGGCCGAGCGTCCGGCGCGCACCGCCGGCACGATCGTCAAGGACGAGGGCGAGGGCGGCAAGCAGCTCGCCGCCTTTCTCGCGCAGCGCACATTCATGTGATGCCGCCTCGCGAGCCGGAAGTTCATCTGAGAAGGGTTCACGGATCCATGGCTGAAGTTCTCGTCTACGTCGACCACGTGGACGGCGCCGTCCGCAAGCCGACGTTGGAGCTGTTGACGCTCGCTCGTGGCATCGGTTCGCCGGTCGCGGTGGCGCTGGGGGCGGGTGCTGCTGACACGGCCGCGGTGCTGGCCGAACATGGTGCGACCCGCGTTCTCACCCACGAGGCCGCCGAGTACGGCGACTACTTGGTCGTCCCGAAGGTGGACGCCCTGCAGGCCGCGTACGAGGCCGTCTCCCCGGCCGCCGTGCTGGTCCCGTCCTCCGCGGAGGGCAAGGAGATCGCCGCGCGCCTGGCGCTGCGCATCGGCTCCGGAATCATCACCGACGCGGTCGGCCTGGTGGCCGGCGAGGAGGGCCCGGTGGCCACCCAGTCGGTGTTCGCCGCGTCCTTCACCACCAAGTCCCGTGTCTCCAAGGGCATCCCGGTCATCACGGTCAAGGCCAACAGCGCGGCGGTGGAGGCGGCTCCGACCGCCGGTGCGATCGAGGCACTGTCGGTCACTTTCTCCGCGCAGGCGACCGGTACCAAGGTCACCGGGCGTACGCCGCGTGAGTCGACCGGGCGTCCGGAGCTGACCGAGGCCGCGATCGTGGTCTCCGGCGGCCGTGGCGTGGGCGGCGCGGAGAACTTCGCGATCATCGAGGCGCTCGCCGACTCCCTCGGCGCGGCCGTCGGCGCCTCGCGTGCCGCCGTCGACGCCGGCTGGTACCCGCACTCCAACCAGGTCGGCCAGACCGGCAAGTCGGTCTCGCCGCAGCTGTACATCGCCTCCGGTATCTCCGGCGCGATCCAGCACCGGGCCGGCATGCAGACCTCGAAGACGATCGTGGCGATCAACAAGGACGCCGAGGCCCCGATCTTCGACCTGGTCGATTACGGCGTGGTCGGCGACCTCTTCGACGTCGTCCCCCAGCTCACCGAAGAGGTCACGTGCCGGAGAGCATGAATGCGCGCTACCGGATCTCCTCCCTCGACAAGGGCCTGAAAGTCCTTTCCTCCTTCACTCCGCAACGACGTCAACTCGGCGCCAGCGAAGTGGCACGGCTTTCCGGCATACCGGTGTCGACTGCTTACCGTATTCTGCGCACTCTGGCGGATTCTGGATTTGTCGAGCAGCTCGAAGACGGAAACTTCACACCGGCCGTGGGTGTCCTGAAGCTCGGCTTTGCGGCATTGCAGAGCAACGAAGTGGTCGAGGCTGCGAGCGGTCCGCTGAGGGAGCTTCGGAAGAGCACGGGTGAGACATGCAATCTCGGCGTCCTTTCCTGTGGCGACGTCGTCTACCTGTTGCGCTACAAGACGTCGCACTATGTCATCGGCAATGTCTCGGTGGGCTCCTCGCTGGCGGCCACCTGTACGGCCATGGGCAAGACCCTGCTGGCGACGCTGGAGCCGGAGGAGCTGAGCGGAGTGCTGGCGGGCATGGACCTGGGGCGCGCCGGAGTCGGGCCGCGTGCTCACCGGACCGCCGAGACACTGATGGCGGACCTGGCGGAAACCCGGGACCGCGGTTGGGGCATGCAGGACGAGGAGGTGGCACACGGCCTGCGCGCGATCGCCCTGCCGGTCCGCAACCTCGACGGCGTCGTCGCGGCGGTCGGGATCTCGGTCGAGGGCGCTCGGTGGTCGCGGGAGCGGATGATCACGGAGATTCTCGACGCCCTTCGGGAGACCGCACAGAAAGTGTCGCTGCGACTGGGACATCTCGAAGGCGTCACTGTTTATCCCCGTTGAGCAGGCACTTCGAGAAGGCGCCTCGATCCTTCTCGGTGCATGAGAAGTCCGCGACTCCGATGCGATGCGTGAGAAGCGGAACTCGACATCTCGTCGAAATTTATTCGCGGACGTTGACCGGGCTGATTTTGTCTCCTTAACGTGTGGGCAGGGCAGAAAAAAATCAATTAGGGAGAAGGTCGGACGTGACGATTCGTCGTGTCAGCGCGCGCTTTTTGGAAGCGACCCCGGCGGCCGGAGTGGTGTTCGGCGCCGGCGACTTCAACACCTACAGCATGGTCGTCGTCGAGGTGGAGGACGACAGCGGACACATCGGCTACGGGGAGGCCCTGGCCAGGCGCGGCGGAGCGATGACCGCGACGGCGGTGGAGTCGCTGCTGGCTCCCGTGCTGGTCGGCCAGGACCCCCGCAACATCGAGGGATTGTGGGTGCGCATGGTCGGCCAACTGCGCCCGTGGGGACACGTCTCCGGGGTCGTGATGGAGGCGGTCAGCGGCGCCGACACCGCTTTGTGGGATCTCGTCGGCAAGATCGAGGGCCGGTCGGTGTGGCAGCTGCTGGCAGGCGCCGGCCGACAGCAGGTTCCGGTCTACGCGTCCTCGGTCTACATCTCCGACCCCGACACCATGGTCAGAGAGGCCATCGCGCAGCAGAAGCGCGGCTTCGACCGGCTCAAGGTCAAGATCGGCCGCAAGCCCGGTGAGGGCGGCCAGAACGCCGACCTCACCGCCCTCCGCGCCATCCGGGAGGCCGTGGGTGACGACTTGATCCTGGTGGTCGACGCCAACGGTGCCTACGACGCGGCGGACGCCATTCGCATGGGCAGGGCGATGGAGCCCCTGGACATCCGCTGGTTCGAAGAGCCCGTCTTCATGGACGACCTCGGTGGCTACGAGCAGATCCACCGGATGACCTCGATCCCGTTGGCGCGCGGCGAGACCGACTTCGGGATCTTCACCATGCGCGACGTGATCGAACGGCGGCTGATCGACGTGGCACAGCCTGATCTGGGGCGCTGTGGCGGGATCACCGGAGCACGCCACATCTGGACCCTGGCCTTCGCGCACAACATCGCCTTCGCCCCGCATACGGGTTTCTCGGGTGGGCTCTCCCAGCTGGCCGCGATCCATGTCGCCGCCGCGGCACCCTCGTTGCTCGCCCTTGAATACATGTTCATCGACAACCCGTGCCGGGAAATTTTCCAGGGGGGCTATCCGCAGCCGGAGGAGGGTCTCCTTCGCGTGCCGAACGGCCCCGGCCTCGGCCTGCAACTGGACATGGACAAGATCGAGCGCTACACCGTCCGACACTAGTGTCCTGAGTCTTTGATTCGGTTCAGATATCCGGCGAGGCGTTCGAAGATCTCGTCGGCGGTCTTCGTCCAGACGAAAGGTCGGGGATCTTCGTTCCAGGTGGCGATCCAGGAGCGGATGTCTTTCTCCAGGGCCTGCACGTTCTTGTGGACGCCGCGCCGTATCTGCTTGTCCGTCAGCAGGCCGAACCAGCGCTCGTCGGGTAGGACCGCTGCATTGCTGCAGCGGTCCCCCCTCAGAACCGGCCGTGCCCGATTTCCAGGCAACCGGCTCAAGCAAGCTCTATGGCTCGCGGGCTGGTCAGAAGTGCTGGCGACTTGCCGATGCCGGTGGTCAGCCGACGGTGGCAGTGGGTGTGGATCAGACGTGGGGCGGCGGATTTGTCCGGCTTGCCGTTGCCCGCATCAGCGATGATCGCGTGTTTCCGGATCGCCGTGCGGGTGACCTTGAGCCACTGTTCCCACTGGTCGGGAGTTTGCGGCTCGTGGTCGGCGTGCAGCAACAGCCCTCCGCAGACTGGACATCGGCCGTCCTGCTTCTGCAATAGATGCAGGGTGCCTTTGCCCAGCGGGAGTTTGCCGCGGCGACGCCGCTTGGCCCAGAAGTCGACCAGGGTGGGATCGTCGGTCGACGCCGTTCCTGGCACCATCCGGTGCCGGACGATCGGCGTCCAGGCGAACTTGTAGAGGTAGAAACCGCTGGTGCGGTCCCCGAACACCCACCTGTCATACCTGAACGGGTTGAACATGCCGAAGTACCGGTCGGTCACCCAGCGCTTCGACTTGTTCGCGTGAGAGAACTTGGCCCACTTGTAGACCAGCCTCCACACGTAGGCGTCCAGCGAGTTGAACGCCCGCTTGGACACCCCGATCCGGTAGTAGGCGGCCCAGCCCTTGATGATCGGGTTGAGCTTGGCGATCACCGCGTCGGCGTTGGCCCCTCGCAGGGCCAGCATCTCGGCGGCGAGCCGTTCCCGGATCCGCCACAGGGCCGCGTTGCTCGGCTTGGTCAGCAACTTGCCGCGATAGCGTCGGATGTTGAACCCCAGGAAGTCGCAGCCCTCATCGAGGTGGACAACGCGCGTCTTGTCCTCGTTGAAAGCCAGTCCCCGGGGCGCGAGCCACGCGGCGAGCCGTGCCTTGACCTCCTCGGCTTGTTCCTGCGAGTGGCACAGGGCGAGGAGGTCGTCGGCGTAGACGACCAGAACCGGTGAGTCACGCGCCAAAATCGCGGCATCGCTGCCGAGAGTCTGGTAGCGGACTCCAGCGGCCTTTCCCATTCCATGCAAAGCGATATTCAACAACGCGGGACTGATCACCCCGCCCTGAGGAGTTCCTTCCAACGTGGGGGCGAACCAACCTTTCTCGACCACGCCCGCCTTCAGCCATCCGGCGATCATTCCCCTTCCGGGAAACGAACCCAGCGACGTGAGCAGATTATCGTGGTCGATCCGGTCGAATGCCGCTTTCAAGTCGGCGTCGAGCACCCACAGGCGCTTGGCGGTCTTGCCGCACGCCGTCGTGTGGATGGCCACAATCGCGTCATGACAGCCACGGCCGGGACGGAAGCCGTAGACCTTCGGTTCCAGCCGTGCCTCCCACTCGGGCTCCAGCGCATTCAGTGCCAGAGCTTGGAGGCATCTGTCAGCGATCACGGGAATTCCGAGCGGGCGCTGTTTTCCATTCGCCTTGGCGATATACACCCGCTTGACGGGCTTGGGTTTCCACGGGGCCGCGCCATGCTGGACCCAGTCGGCCAGCTCGGCCTTTTCCTGGGGCGGCAGGACGACTTTCCCGTCAACCCCCGCCGTCTTGCGGCCAGCGTTGACCTCCGTGACCCGCCGCACACTCACGAGTGCGTTGGCGCGGGAGCGGAGCATCAGCTTCTGCAGATTCCTGACCTTGGCCAGGTCTCCTGCCTGCGATGCCGTGAAGATGCGCTGCCGCAGACGCCGTACGTCGTCCTCGACCCTCCGCCAGTCGATCGACGGCCAGTCGGTGATCTCGCCCTCCGGTCCGTTCGCTATGCCGACGGCGGTCGCTGCGGCTTGCGCCGTCCCGGCCGCGTGTGTCGTCATGACGTCCAACTTTTCCTTCGGTTCCGGTGTCTTCGGTCTTCGTGCCTTCACAAGCTCACCAGACCCACGTCAGCACCCTTTCAGGTCGGGGTATCGGCCCCTATCCGGCCAGTTATGCGGGAACCGCCGACGGAGGTGTCGGCATGTGGTTCCCGGTTTCCTGCTGCCTTTCGGCCACCGGCATTCGCTTGCTGGGTCTTCCTGCGCCCGCTGGAGATTTGGGCCTTACTTGCGGTTGGCTTACCAGGCCAGAAACTTATTGCCTGGACTCCATCGGGGTTGTCACGTTCCGCATGAGAGAGGTGCTGCCGGGGAGGGTGCCCTCTGCACCCCGGGGACGGCGGTGCACTCCCGACCGGTCAGATATCTCCGGTCGGCGCCTGCCACTTTTCAATGGCCAGTCCCTATCTCCCGCTGAAACAACCCATCGGCGAGAGTGCTCATGACGAGGCATCATCAAGGGTTCATTCGCATTCACCCGTCCGGCATTTCCCGGCCTGTAATCCCCGGATGGAACGGGAATCCTTGGACCTTTCCTCAGGCTTCGCACCCCGCGATCACTCGCGACGCACGCTGAGGCGGGAACGAGCCCTGTGCACTGGCTCGGGTCTACACCTTCGACATCGTCGAACCTCCTTGGTGATTCCCACTCTTCTCAAGCGACTTCGTGTCGCACGACCTGGTTGAGCCAGGAGGCGCTGGTCGGCGTGAAGTGCATATGGAACCGGGGGTGGGCCAGCAGCCACTTCTGGATCGCGGGGGTCTTGTGAGTGGCGTAGTTGTCGCAGATCAGGTGGACATC is from Streptomyces sp. NBC_01314 and encodes:
- a CDS encoding IclR family transcriptional regulator codes for the protein MSYDGGIASVERALELMEALLDGPVGATALAARMGVSKATAFRIARTLQNKGYVVQLDDTRYTLGPRCLMLAAWAFGHIDIRRELRWAEEEIYERTGETVLLSVLAGRSSVCVDSIPSKHSVVSIASVGEVWPAHTSSAGLSFLADDPTLLETYLEEPLQAATGRTVADPDELRRLLAQYRADGYAVNRGYWRDGVCAVGAVVHDASGRAIAALSAMMPEFRLEEAGVEELGLLVMDVAARASERLGYRGSKPVNPTV
- a CDS encoding electron transfer flavoprotein subunit beta, translating into MSLRIVVTVKYVPDATGDRHFADDLTVDRDDVDGLLSELDEYAVEQALQIADEADDAEITVLTVGPEDAKDALRKALSMGADKAIHVEDDDLHGTDAIGTSLVLAKAIEKAGYDLVISGMASTDGTMGVVPALLAERLGVPQVTLLSEVSVEDGTVRGRRDGDAASEQLEASLPAVVSVTDQSGEARYPSFKGIMAAKKKPVQAWGLSDLDIEAEDVGLEGAHTVVASAAERPARTAGTIVKDEGEGGKQLAAFLAQRTFM
- the lhgO gene encoding L-2-hydroxyglutarate oxidase codes for the protein MRPSVVIGAGILGLATARALQRLEPDRPVLVLEKEDQPAVHQTGHNSGVIHSGLYYKPGSLKARLAVEGAAALKEFCVEQGIPMDVPGKLVVATRDAELPQLDRLLDIGRQNGVPVRRLDPHEITEREPHLRVLGALAVDSTGTVDYRLVAAALADCLRAAGGEIRTGVTVTSIDTVKGVTRVRTSDDVIEAARVTACAGLHSDRLARASGIDPGVRILPFRGEYSEIVPERAHLVKGLVYPVPDPELPFLGIHLTRGIDGTVHLGPNAVPALAREGYRWTDVVPRDVWESMSYPGAWKMARRYARTGVQEIARSLAGRALVRSAQQMLPDLRPADVRRSGAGVRAQAVTRAGQLVDDFLFLRDGRTLHVLNAPSPAATACLPIGEHIARELCAE
- a CDS encoding GMC family oxidoreductase, whose protein sequence is MTINQSVDLPDVADVLVIGAGASGSVAVKALAESGFSVVCLEQGDWTPPSAFAGDKPEWELVKQKQWHPNPNVRANAADYPVDTSESDVNPLMYSGVGGSTILYAAHWCRFLPSDFRVRTLDGIADDWPFDYAELQPFYERMDREVGVSGLGDNPAYPPGAAYPLPPLPIGKIGRKAAEGMDRLGWHWWPGANSIPSREYRHRPSCLRYGTCLTGCPAGAKASTDLTHWPDALKAGARLVTGARVSEVTVDAQGRASGAVYIDRNGTERRQKAGVVIVAANGVGTPRLLQMSTSALFPDGLANSSGLVGRNLMMHPYGAVVGTYEDPLDSWLGPAGQSIESMQFYETDTSRGFVRGAKWNVMPSGGPLGMRSGYGGRPVDESWGANFHRNVKANLGRSFEWGIIAEDLPDEANRVVLDPELTDSDGLPAPKLIYTSSENTSRLIDFHVDRAREAHEAAGAITTSETRLMRDCGWHLLGTARMGNDPARSVIDQWGRAHDVPNLYVIDGSTFVTSSGVNPTATIMALALRSVEHLIANRRDQTVSSAPVTL
- a CDS encoding mandelate racemase/muconate lactonizing enzyme family protein; translated protein: MKITSVRAVAVRVPVKRPTRISTRVLDKRDYVLVWVKREDTEEEGIGYIYAGTSGGAVVAEAVNGMLAPTLLGRPADDIVGAWDAMYQETLLHGRRGAVMRAISAVDIALWDLSAKRAGLPLAVLLGGSAASVPAYASGGYYQPEEGNWADAVTREIAGNIESGFTDHKIKVGGLAVTEDAARVQAAVKTMEGRGRLAIDANNAYRTVAEAERALRAFEEAAGDTGLWWYEEPLSPDDVHGHARLRDRSRTPIATGEIAASRWEFRDLIERGAADILQSDAGVMGGVTEFLRVAAAAATFALPIAPHWHANLHAHLSAAITNCMTVEHFALEKDIYNFELLVTPDTRLAVAEGHVLVPERPGLGFDLQNDAVRRFAM